From the genome of Candidatus Methanoperedens sp., one region includes:
- a CDS encoding acetyl-CoA carboxylase biotin carboxylase subunit — translation MFRKILIANRGEIAIRVMRACRELDVKTVAVYSEVDKNALFAKYADEAYYIGPAPASQSYLNMDSILDVAHKTGAEGIHPGYGFLAENPQFASRCEREGITFIGPSGQVIESVGSKIAAKKTMKAAGIPVIPGSKNGINDFDEALATAEDIGYPVIVKASAGGGGIGMKVVRKSSELIQMIESARSVAKSAFGDATVFIEKYLEEPRHIEFQILADSFGNIIHVGDRECSIQRRHQKLIEESPSPIMTPDLREKMGTDAVKAAAAVNYTNAGTIEFLYSKGNYYFLEMNTRLQVEHPITEVVTGVDLAKEQLRIAAGEELTYKQNDIRQIGWAIECRLNAEDPLNNFTPAPGKLRRYRSSGGPGVRVDSGVHTGYTITPFYDSLISKLTVFGRNRDEAIARMKRALYEYIIVGVTTNIPFHKAVMNNEYFRRGELTTHFIEDHNIIAEVEKIVEAEKEKGATLASALGVEDKKVAAITAAVGAYMQSAKAGGAK, via the coding sequence ATGTTCAGGAAAATACTGATCGCAAACCGGGGTGAGATCGCAATCCGCGTCATGCGCGCATGCAGGGAGCTTGATGTAAAAACAGTAGCAGTTTATTCAGAGGTAGATAAGAACGCCCTTTTTGCAAAATATGCAGATGAAGCATACTACATCGGTCCTGCCCCGGCGAGCCAGAGCTACCTGAATATGGACAGTATACTTGATGTTGCGCATAAGACCGGGGCTGAGGGAATCCATCCAGGTTACGGTTTTCTTGCCGAGAACCCTCAATTCGCCTCGCGGTGCGAGAGGGAGGGGATAACATTCATTGGCCCTTCGGGCCAGGTCATCGAGAGCGTGGGCAGCAAGATCGCGGCAAAAAAAACAATGAAAGCCGCGGGAATCCCTGTAATACCAGGAAGCAAGAACGGTATTAATGATTTTGATGAAGCTCTTGCAACCGCCGAAGATATCGGTTATCCTGTGATCGTGAAAGCCTCGGCAGGAGGCGGGGGCATCGGGATGAAAGTGGTCCGGAAAAGCAGCGAGCTAATCCAGATGATAGAGTCAGCGCGCTCGGTAGCAAAATCGGCTTTTGGGGATGCCACGGTCTTCATAGAAAAGTACCTGGAAGAACCGCGCCACATCGAATTCCAGATCCTTGCAGATTCATTCGGCAATATTATCCATGTGGGCGACCGGGAGTGCTCTATCCAGCGGCGGCACCAGAAGCTGATCGAAGAATCTCCATCCCCTATCATGACCCCCGATCTAAGGGAAAAGATGGGAACAGATGCTGTAAAAGCGGCAGCGGCTGTCAATTATACCAATGCCGGTACCATAGAGTTCCTGTATTCCAAAGGGAACTACTATTTCCTCGAGATGAACACCCGGCTTCAGGTAGAACACCCGATCACTGAAGTTGTTACCGGGGTGGACCTTGCAAAAGAGCAATTGAGGATCGCAGCGGGGGAGGAATTGACCTATAAACAGAATGATATACGGCAGATCGGATGGGCGATCGAATGCCGCCTGAATGCAGAAGACCCGCTTAACAACTTCACACCCGCCCCGGGAAAACTGCGAAGATACAGGTCATCAGGTGGTCCGGGCGTGAGAGTAGATAGCGGCGTCCACACAGGATACACCATAACACCCTTCTATGACTCGCTGATCTCAAAACTCACGGTTTTTGGGAGGAACCGAGATGAGGCGATAGCGCGGATGAAACGGGCTCTGTACGAATATATCATCGTAGGGGTGACCACCAACATACCTTTCCACAAAGCCGTGATGAACAACGAATATTTCAGGCGTGGTGAGCTGACAACGCATTTCATAGAAGACCACAATATCATTGCTGAGGTAGAGAAGATAGTAGAGGCTGAAAAAGAGAAGGGCGCTACTCTTGCCTCCGCCCTGGGTGTTGAGGATAAGAAGGTTGCTGCAATAACTGCAGCTGTTGGTGCATATATGCAGAGCGCAAAAGCTGGGGGAGCGAAATGA
- a CDS encoding biotin--[acetyl-CoA-carboxylase] ligase, translating into MKDKIKDKIIERLIKSKGERISGERLANELSVSRAAIWKHIQALREEGYMIDSSTNLGYSLITSPDQLTTGEIRAGLKTAMIGKNIQYFKETESTNIIARGIAKSVEEGTVVIAESQTGGRGRLGRKWISPEGGIWLSIILKPRIQPLYASRITLLAGVSVAKAIRALGLPAKIKWPNDVLINGKKVCGILTEIEAEIDLIDYCVVGIGIDANIDTETFPEEARDSSTSLKRELGHEINRVEFVQRLLEEFEALYQRFQKDDFSSILEEWRNMSATIGEWVKISTQTKTIYGEAIGVDNEGALILETGEGKLEKIVAGNCEHLRRGYET; encoded by the coding sequence ATAAAAGATAAGATAAAAGATAAGATAATTGAAAGGCTGATCAAAAGCAAAGGCGAACGAATTTCGGGTGAGCGACTTGCCAATGAACTTTCAGTTTCACGAGCTGCGATCTGGAAGCATATCCAGGCATTGAGGGAGGAAGGATACATGATTGACTCTTCAACAAATCTGGGATATTCGCTCATAACCTCACCTGACCAATTGACAACGGGTGAGATCAGGGCTGGTCTTAAGACTGCCATGATCGGCAAAAATATCCAGTATTTCAAGGAAACCGAAAGCACCAATATAATAGCCCGGGGGATAGCCAAGTCCGTTGAAGAAGGCACTGTGGTGATCGCTGAATCCCAGACCGGGGGGAGAGGGCGTCTGGGAAGGAAATGGATATCTCCGGAGGGAGGCATCTGGCTTTCAATAATCCTCAAACCCAGAATACAGCCTTTGTATGCTTCCAGGATCACGCTACTTGCTGGTGTTTCCGTCGCGAAAGCAATCCGGGCCCTGGGGCTTCCTGCAAAAATAAAATGGCCCAATGACGTGCTAATAAACGGAAAGAAAGTATGCGGAATTCTTACCGAGATCGAAGCTGAAATTGACCTGATAGATTACTGTGTGGTCGGGATCGGTATAGATGCCAACATTGATACAGAGACGTTCCCCGAAGAGGCCAGGGATAGCTCCACATCCCTGAAAAGGGAACTCGGGCATGAAATAAACCGGGTCGAATTCGTTCAGAGGTTACTTGAAGAGTTTGAGGCTCTCTATCAGAGATTCCAGAAAGATGATTTTTCATCCATTCTGGAAGAATGGCGGAATATGTCAGCCACCATAGGGGAATGGGTCAAGATATCAACCCAGACAAAAACTATTTACGGTGAAGCAATCGGGGTGGATAACGAAGGAGCACTGATACTGGAAACCGGTGAAGGCAAGCTTGAGAAGATAGTCGCAGGGAACTGCGAACACCTGAGAAGAGGATATGAGACTTAA
- a CDS encoding nucleotidyltransferase — protein sequence MNKLEEALKDIQDFLHTQNIPYMVIGGIGNLVWGEPRLTVDIDITVYISNAQEQDFIKEAGSRFKILVENPEDFVRKTRVLPIEIVKGVKGDIIMAGLDYEKTAIERAIEVEISKNTRVRVCTAEDLIIHKVISEREKDWQDVEGILLRRSDQLDKNYILNWLSQFASALDKPGIQNRFEKLWKEIVESEKK from the coding sequence ATGAATAAATTGGAAGAGGCCTTAAAAGACATACAAGACTTCTTACATACTCAAAATATACCTTATATGGTCATAGGGGGCATAGGTAATCTTGTATGGGGCGAGCCGCGGCTTACTGTGGACATCGATATCACTGTCTATATCTCTAATGCACAGGAGCAGGATTTTATCAAAGAGGCAGGGTCGAGGTTCAAAATACTGGTTGAGAATCCAGAAGATTTTGTCAGAAAAACCAGGGTACTACCAATCGAGATCGTGAAGGGCGTAAAGGGGGATATTATTATGGCAGGACTTGATTATGAAAAGACGGCGATTGAAAGGGCGATTGAGGTTGAAATATCAAAAAATACCAGGGTCAGGGTATGCACTGCCGAGGACCTAATCATCCATAAAGTGATATCAGAAAGGGAAAAAGATTGGCAGGATGTTGAGGGAATCCTCTTAAGAAGAAGCGATCAGCTTGATAAAAATTACATTCTCAACTGGCTTTCACAATTTGCTTCCGCTCTTGATAAACCTGGCATTCAAAACCGTTTTGAAAAATTGTGGAAAGAGATAGTGGAAAGCGAAAAAAAATGA
- a CDS encoding DUF86 domain-containing protein: MSKRDYKLFLSDILESIRRIETYTSGLTFEDFEKNTIVSDAVVRNLEIIAEAIKNIPPEITEKYTQIPWKKVIGFRNIVIHAYFTVDLKNVWYIVKEQLPELKILIEKIIKEGGK; encoded by the coding sequence ATGTCTAAACGAGATTATAAATTGTTTTTATCTGATATTCTGGAAAGTATACGTAGAATCGAAACCTATACATCCGGTTTAACATTTGAAGATTTTGAAAAAAATACCATAGTATCGGATGCAGTGGTAAGAAATCTTGAAATAATAGCGGAGGCTATAAAAAATATTCCTCCTGAAATAACTGAAAAATACACACAAATCCCATGGAAGAAGGTAATAGGTTTCAGGAACATTGTCATCCATGCATATTTTACTGTGGATTTGAAAAATGTATGGTATATCGTTAAAGAACAATTGCCAGAGCTTAAAATCCTAATTGAAAAAATAATAAAAGAAGGAGGAAAATGA
- a CDS encoding nucleotidyltransferase family protein, whose translation MKTLEEIKKILKTHKGKLKERFGVNEIGIFGSIVRGEQKEISDVDILVEFEKPIGWDVVDLAEYLEAILGIKVDLVLKGGVIRKTALWNYIKKELVHV comes from the coding sequence ATGAAGACATTAGAAGAGATAAAAAAAATCCTTAAAACGCACAAAGGAAAACTGAAAGAAAGATTTGGGGTAAATGAGATCGGGATATTTGGTTCAATCGTGAGGGGTGAACAAAAAGAAATCAGTGATGTAGATATTCTTGTTGAGTTTGAAAAGCCGATTGGCTGGGATGTTGTTGACTTGGCTGAATACCTTGAAGCAATTTTAGGTATTAAAGTCGATCTTGTATTGAAAGGTGGAGTTATAAGAAAAACTGCCCTCTGGAATTACATAAAAAAGGAATTAGTGCATGTCTAA
- a CDS encoding 2-isopropylmalate synthase, with protein sequence MEGIVFYVIESLQNKKISIFDTTLRDGEQTPGVSLTSEEKLLIAGQLDKLGVDIIEAGFPMSSEGEKAGVKKIVDAGLNLQICGLSRVIKSDVDACLDCGVDMIHTFVSTSDVQRISTIKKSRDEVYKMAIDAVEYIKDHGVKCMFSAMDATRTDMDYLISIYKGVEAAHCDIINVPDTVGIAVPSAMYKLISEVAANVKIPIDVHCHNDFGLAVANSLAAVEAGASQVQVTINGLGERAGNADLAETVMGLHSLYGAKTNINTQYIVETSHLVERLTEVRMPPTMPIVGENAFAHESGIHTHGVLVRSDTFEPGVMTPEMVGHRRRIVLGKHAGKHAVKQSLESAGLHPTEEQLNDILKRIKDIGDKGKRVTDADLHAIAESIIGTTSKGEQAIVLKEVSVMTGNIITPTATVKAIVNGKERIGANIGVGPVDAALNTVTSILGDYKVKLRDFRIEAISGGSDALAEVIIGVEDEKGRVVSARATNEDIVMASVEALVAAINQLLRGRDKI encoded by the coding sequence ATAGAAGGGATCGTCTTTTACGTAATTGAATCGCTTCAGAACAAGAAAATAAGCATTTTTGATACCACGCTCCGGGATGGGGAACAGACCCCCGGCGTATCGCTAACCTCTGAGGAAAAACTTCTCATTGCAGGGCAGCTTGATAAATTGGGCGTGGATATCATCGAGGCTGGTTTCCCCATGTCTTCGGAGGGGGAAAAGGCAGGAGTAAAGAAAATAGTCGATGCAGGCCTCAATTTACAGATATGTGGGCTTTCAAGGGTAATAAAATCCGATGTAGACGCATGCCTTGACTGCGGCGTTGACATGATACATACCTTTGTCTCCACATCCGATGTTCAGCGCATAAGCACTATCAAAAAGAGCAGGGACGAAGTGTATAAGATGGCGATAGACGCTGTTGAATACATCAAAGACCACGGCGTAAAGTGTATGTTCTCTGCCATGGATGCAACGAGGACTGATATGGATTACCTCATAAGCATTTATAAAGGCGTGGAAGCCGCGCACTGCGATATCATAAACGTGCCTGATACCGTTGGCATAGCTGTGCCTTCTGCCATGTATAAGCTCATAAGCGAGGTCGCTGCGAACGTGAAAATTCCCATCGATGTGCACTGCCATAATGACTTCGGGCTTGCGGTGGCGAACAGCCTTGCCGCAGTCGAGGCGGGGGCAAGTCAGGTGCAGGTCACAATTAACGGCCTGGGCGAGCGTGCAGGCAACGCAGACCTTGCCGAGACCGTCATGGGACTGCATTCCCTGTACGGCGCGAAGACCAATATCAATACCCAGTATATTGTCGAGACATCACATCTGGTCGAGAGGCTGACCGAGGTAAGAATGCCGCCCACAATGCCAATCGTTGGGGAAAATGCTTTCGCCCACGAATCGGGCATACACACGCACGGGGTGCTCGTGAGATCTGACACCTTCGAGCCAGGGGTAATGACCCCTGAGATGGTGGGGCACCGCCGCCGCATCGTGCTCGGGAAGCATGCTGGAAAGCATGCAGTAAAACAATCGCTTGAAAGTGCAGGCCTTCATCCTACCGAAGAGCAGCTAAACGACATTTTGAAGAGAATAAAAGATATTGGCGATAAGGGCAAGCGAGTGACCGATGCCGACCTCCATGCCATAGCAGAATCGATCATAGGTACAACTTCAAAAGGCGAGCAGGCTATAGTCCTGAAAGAAGTATCCGTTATGACCGGGAATATCATTACCCCGACGGCGACTGTAAAAGCCATCGTTAATGGAAAAGAGCGCATTGGTGCAAATATCGGCGTAGGGCCAGTGGATGCGGCACTGAATACCGTAACAAGCATCCTCGGTGATTACAAGGTCAAACTCCGCGATTTCAGGATCGAGGCGATATCGGGCGGCTCTGATGCCCTTGCCGAGGTAATAATCGGGGTTGAGGATGAAAAAGGCAGAGTGGTATCTGCGCGTGCCACGAACGAAGATATAGTCATGGCGTCCGTCGAGGCTCTCGTGGCGGCAATAAACCAGCTTTTAAGAGGAAGGGACAAGATTTAA
- a CDS encoding DHH family phosphoesterase, whose translation MEIDESEFYSQLLDYHNILYLCHRNADPDALGSAFALKEAIGGTIGVIDGCDRVASVIARQLGIEYVTNPADDYDMVVVVDTSTLAQLNGFQLKKYAVIDHHATTSLNENAAFCLHRNKSSTAEIVLEVLNKMGAPIMRRAAFALISGIITDTGNFKHASADSFKAVAALIELSGIEYSEVMDALSSLPQDISMRIAFLKAAQRTSIERVNEYIIVTSQVSSFGGAAASNLISIGADVAFVASKEDNLVKVSARARKFAINAGVNLARLMEEISVKFNGTGGGHEGAAGMDVFGDPEQILAGCKEYVKKSLSDHQTHVQELNLVPSS comes from the coding sequence ATGGAGATAGACGAATCAGAATTCTATAGCCAGCTGCTGGATTACCATAATATACTTTACCTGTGCCACCGCAATGCAGACCCTGATGCGCTTGGAAGTGCATTTGCATTAAAAGAAGCAATTGGAGGCACGATAGGTGTCATAGACGGATGCGACAGGGTAGCATCTGTTATCGCCAGGCAACTTGGTATCGAATACGTCACAAATCCTGCGGATGATTATGACATGGTTGTGGTAGTGGACACATCTACCCTTGCCCAGTTGAATGGCTTTCAGTTAAAGAAATATGCGGTTATAGATCATCACGCTACCACTTCATTGAATGAGAATGCTGCGTTTTGCCTTCACAGGAACAAGAGCTCGACTGCGGAAATTGTCCTTGAAGTTTTAAACAAAATGGGAGCTCCGATAATGCGGCGCGCGGCATTTGCGCTTATTTCGGGTATTATAACCGATACCGGGAATTTCAAGCATGCATCGGCGGATTCCTTTAAGGCAGTTGCCGCCCTTATAGAATTAAGTGGCATCGAGTACAGCGAGGTGATGGATGCCCTGTCATCTCTCCCGCAGGATATTTCAATGCGTATCGCTTTCTTAAAAGCTGCCCAGCGCACGTCGATCGAGAGGGTGAATGAATATATTATCGTTACTTCTCAAGTGAGTTCCTTTGGGGGGGCAGCGGCCTCGAATCTGATCTCTATCGGAGCGGATGTGGCTTTTGTGGCATCAAAGGAGGACAATCTCGTCAAAGTGAGCGCGAGGGCAAGAAAATTTGCCATAAATGCAGGCGTCAATCTTGCAAGATTGATGGAAGAGATAAGCGTTAAATTCAACGGTACGGGGGGAGGGCATGAAGGTGCAGCAGGTATGGATGTCTTTGGCGACCCTGAACAGATACTTGCAGGCTGCAAAGAATATGTCAAGAAATCGCTTTCAGACCACCAAACGCATGTGCAAGAATTAAATCTTGTCCCTTCCTCTTAA
- a CDS encoding prefoldin subunit beta, with protein sequence MSQELPPQIKNQLAQMQQIQQQAQAIAVQKNQVEITLKETELALEELEKLDSDAVVYRAIGDLLIKSERDKTKDYLKEKKDTLDLRMQTLARQEERAQKRFQQLQEQLKQAIGTPVAQ encoded by the coding sequence ATGAGTCAGGAATTACCCCCACAAATTAAGAACCAGCTTGCACAGATGCAGCAAATTCAGCAGCAGGCGCAGGCAATCGCAGTTCAGAAAAATCAGGTAGAGATCACATTGAAAGAGACTGAACTCGCGCTTGAGGAACTTGAAAAACTTGATTCTGATGCTGTTGTGTACAGGGCGATAGGAGATCTTTTGATCAAATCTGAACGTGATAAGACAAAAGATTATCTCAAGGAAAAAAAGGACACACTTGACCTTCGAATGCAGACCCTCGCACGCCAGGAAGAACGCGCACAGAAGAGATTCCAGCAATTGCAGGAGCAACTCAAACAGGCTATCGGTACCCCGGTTGCCCAGTGA
- a CDS encoding KEOPS complex subunit Pcc1, which translates to MLVLAEFEFDFGRNARIIYESLLPELGEDYQRTRSTLRLEGNALFLNVEASDIVSMRAALNGWLRLIKISFEMGSIANAQIIN; encoded by the coding sequence ATGCTCGTACTCGCGGAATTTGAATTTGATTTCGGAAGAAACGCCAGGATAATCTATGAATCACTGCTCCCGGAGCTGGGGGAGGATTATCAGCGCACAAGATCAACTCTCAGGCTGGAGGGCAACGCACTTTTTCTGAATGTGGAAGCCAGTGACATTGTATCGATGCGTGCGGCCCTGAATGGATGGCTTCGATTGATAAAGATCTCCTTTGAGATGGGTTCTATCGCGAATGCACAAATTATAAATTGA
- a CDS encoding hemolysin family protein, with product MDSWIAVEIIIISVLIVLSAFFSLSETALLSVNKIRIRHLAETGNKNAKVLVKLLENPELFLAAILIGNNIVNISAAVLATDAALRTFGGSGIAIATGVMTLFILVFGEVFPKTLASRNSEYIAMHVANPIVAIINILRPVVWFITTIVNSMILLLGGRERVRHPFVTEELIEMMLKVGEKEGTIAKHEREIISKVFDFTDEKAHGVMTPRDKIVSIEESETLEAALAEINQSGHSRLPVYKKNFDNIVGMIYAKDLLKFRDIDLARLKVYQILRPLLVVKAGKEISLILKELQQKKMNISVVVDNDMKVIGLVSIEDILEELVGEIFDEYDMEAESSAQKM from the coding sequence ATGGATTCGTGGATTGCAGTTGAAATAATAATAATATCCGTACTGATTGTATTATCTGCTTTTTTTTCACTTTCAGAGACCGCACTTCTCTCGGTGAATAAAATACGTATCAGGCACCTGGCTGAAACCGGGAATAAGAATGCAAAAGTGTTGGTCAAACTGCTTGAAAACCCGGAACTCTTCCTTGCTGCAATACTGATAGGGAATAATATCGTAAATATAAGCGCAGCGGTACTGGCTACAGATGCGGCGCTGCGCACTTTTGGAGGGTCAGGTATCGCGATAGCGACCGGCGTGATGACCCTGTTCATCCTTGTTTTCGGTGAGGTTTTCCCAAAAACCCTGGCTTCCAGGAACTCTGAATACATAGCTATGCATGTCGCTAATCCCATTGTGGCGATAATCAATATCCTAAGACCTGTTGTCTGGTTCATTACAACGATCGTAAATTCCATGATTCTACTCCTGGGAGGGAGGGAACGTGTAAGGCATCCTTTCGTTACTGAGGAATTAATTGAAATGATGCTGAAGGTGGGTGAAAAAGAGGGGACAATCGCAAAACACGAGAGGGAAATAATAAGTAAGGTTTTTGATTTTACTGATGAAAAGGCGCACGGGGTTATGACCCCGAGAGATAAGATCGTATCCATAGAAGAATCTGAAACGCTCGAAGCCGCGCTTGCAGAAATTAATCAGTCTGGGCATTCCAGGTTACCTGTCTATAAAAAGAATTTTGATAACATCGTAGGAATGATTTATGCAAAAGATCTTCTTAAATTCAGGGATATTGATCTCGCCAGGTTAAAAGTATACCAGATCCTGCGCCCACTCCTGGTGGTGAAAGCAGGAAAGGAGATATCTTTGATACTGAAAGAATTGCAGCAAAAGAAAATGAATATCTCAGTAGTGGTAGACAATGATATGAAGGTTATCGGACTTGTCTCTATCGAGGATATATTGGAGGAACTGGTGGGGGAGATATTCGATGAGTACGATATGGAAGCTGAAAGTTCAGCTCAAAAAATGTAG
- the rqcH gene encoding ribosome rescue protein RqcH, whose amino-acid sequence MKQEMSSVDVAALIKELRPRLLDAKIAKIYQHSPDEVRIGLHIFKEGRTNLVIEAGRRLHLTAHPEVAQKLPQSFPMLLRKHLSGGRITEILQYDFDRIIEIHVQRGEDKTILLIELFSKGNIILLDAEKRIILPLKSISFRDRRVVRGETYELPQAQLSPITAKLDELKEIFSQSDSDIVRTVATRMNMGGQYAEEICLRAGIDKGTPAREISDAMPVLNAIQEVFKPLTSDLKSHIVFKDGKAIDVLPLPLSQYEKHEKKYFNTFNEALDEYFGAVTGRKAAEAKEVPGEKKPEKPGLYEYRMQKQMLALGKFKDEEEKLVHRGELIYAHYQICDGILKAVKSARDKGYSWDEIGNILKNSDMPEARAIKSINPVKGTINVALDGEEVELDIKLTVNQNSQVHYDKSKKLSSKIKGALSAIEETKKLSGKKEAPEIRRKTEKPRQKWFEQFRWFISSDGFLVIGGRDAQSNEDIVKKYLEKRDIFFHAHVSGSPAVLVKTEGKEVPDTTLLEAAQFTVSYSGIWKSGQASGDAYWVLPEQVSKTPESGEYVAKGAFVIRGKRNYFKDVILGASLGIIFNEEKRLIGGPLSAVKKRAELIIEIEPGEFNQNDLSKKIYRMLYEKFEDKKLIKTIASPDRIAMFLPPGGSRMKE is encoded by the coding sequence ATGAAACAGGAAATGTCTAGCGTGGATGTTGCCGCGCTCATCAAAGAACTCCGCCCCCGTCTTCTCGATGCAAAAATCGCGAAGATATATCAGCATTCACCTGACGAGGTCAGGATAGGACTTCATATTTTCAAAGAGGGAAGAACGAATCTGGTAATCGAGGCGGGACGGCGCCTTCACCTCACTGCGCATCCTGAGGTTGCCCAGAAACTCCCGCAGTCCTTTCCCATGCTGCTGCGCAAACACCTGAGCGGAGGCAGGATAACCGAGATATTGCAGTATGATTTTGACCGCATAATCGAGATACATGTCCAGCGAGGGGAGGATAAAACAATCCTGCTCATCGAACTTTTCTCAAAAGGTAATATTATCCTGCTGGATGCTGAAAAACGGATAATCCTGCCATTAAAATCCATCAGTTTCAGGGACAGGAGAGTTGTGCGCGGAGAGACCTATGAACTTCCGCAGGCGCAGCTTTCCCCCATCACGGCAAAGCTCGATGAGTTAAAAGAGATTTTCTCGCAATCCGATTCGGACATTGTCAGGACAGTGGCAACACGTATGAATATGGGCGGGCAGTACGCTGAAGAGATCTGCCTGCGAGCGGGCATTGACAAAGGCACGCCGGCAAGGGAGATAAGCGATGCGATGCCTGTATTGAATGCGATACAAGAAGTTTTCAAGCCTCTAACTTCAGACCTTAAGTCTCATATCGTTTTCAAGGATGGAAAAGCGATAGACGTGCTTCCACTTCCACTATCTCAATACGAAAAGCATGAAAAGAAATATTTCAACACTTTCAACGAGGCGCTGGATGAATATTTCGGTGCTGTAACAGGAAGAAAAGCGGCAGAAGCAAAAGAAGTTCCAGGAGAGAAGAAGCCTGAGAAACCCGGATTGTATGAGTACCGCATGCAAAAACAGATGCTTGCACTTGGGAAATTCAAGGATGAAGAAGAGAAACTGGTACACAGGGGCGAGCTTATCTACGCACATTATCAGATATGTGATGGGATTTTGAAAGCCGTCAAAAGCGCCAGGGATAAAGGGTATTCATGGGATGAGATCGGGAACATCCTGAAAAATTCAGATATGCCCGAAGCCAGAGCGATAAAATCCATCAATCCTGTAAAAGGAACCATCAATGTTGCTCTTGACGGAGAAGAAGTAGAACTGGATATCAAACTAACGGTAAACCAGAATTCCCAGGTGCATTACGACAAATCCAAAAAACTCTCCTCAAAGATAAAAGGCGCACTTTCCGCGATAGAGGAAACAAAGAAATTATCCGGAAAAAAAGAAGCTCCAGAGATCAGAAGGAAGACGGAAAAACCCAGACAGAAGTGGTTTGAGCAGTTCAGGTGGTTCATCTCCTCTGATGGGTTCCTCGTTATCGGAGGGCGGGATGCGCAGAGCAACGAAGATATCGTGAAAAAATACCTTGAGAAAAGGGATATTTTCTTCCACGCCCACGTCTCAGGTTCGCCAGCGGTCCTGGTAAAAACAGAGGGAAAAGAAGTTCCCGATACAACGCTTCTTGAAGCTGCGCAGTTCACGGTCTCCTATTCAGGTATATGGAAATCGGGACAGGCAAGCGGTGATGCCTACTGGGTGCTTCCAGAGCAGGTCTCAAAGACACCGGAATCCGGAGAGTATGTTGCAAAAGGGGCTTTCGTGATAAGGGGGAAGCGCAATTATTTTAAAGACGTTATCCTGGGAGCTTCTCTGGGTATAATTTTCAATGAGGAGAAAAGGCTGATAGGAGGGCCTTTGAGCGCGGTGAAGAAAAGGGCAGAGCTTATTATCGAGATAGAGCCAGGAGAATTCAACCAGAACGACCTTTCAAAGAAGATATACCGTATGCTCTACGAGAAATTCGAGGATAAGAAACTCATCAAGACCATCGCCTCGCCAGACAGGATAGCGATGTTCCTGCCGCCGGGCGGGTCGAGGATGAAGGAGTGA